Proteins encoded together in one Salvelinus namaycush isolate Seneca chromosome 26, SaNama_1.0, whole genome shotgun sequence window:
- the LOC120021138 gene encoding trophoblast glycoprotein-like produces the protein MSLIAEDECPLSCICARDSGTVTCRDNEDTELPGDIPAWATTLILRGNNISTLPGGAFSSNNGTKLKLMTLSLSHNGIMVIEADAFTGLPRLRLLDLSHNRLVFISDRAFHSLQELRSLYLNDSLLAPAVAQLSNALDGDILCNLHRLDLSGNRLKTIPISRLDAFNLHTLVLTNNSIENIGKENISSLYRQKQVRVYLSLNPFRCNCELESFYFWLKNSSQCVDAARLLCAEPDAKKGIPIERLRGEDVDCLNENLEAVSYVFLGIVLALIGIVFLMVLYLNRRGIKRWLNNIRDACRDQMEVYHYRYEQDSDPRLANVAV, from the exons ATGTCCCTGAT AGCAGAGGATGAGTGTCCGTTATCCTGTATCTGTGCCAGAGACTCCGGGACAGTGACCTGCCGTGACAACGAGGACACCGAGTTACCGGGAGACATACCGGCGTGGGCGACCACGTTAATACTCAGGGGGAACAACATCTCAACCTTACCGGGTGGAGCGTTCTCCTCGAATAACGGGACGAAACTCAAGCTAATGACCCTCTCACTGTCACATAATGGAATCATGGTGATCGAGGCTGACGCTTTCACAGGACTCCCACGGTTGCGTTTGCTGGATTTGAGCCACAATCGGTTGGTGTTCATCTCAGACCGGGCGTTTCACAGTCTGCAAGAGCTCCGCTCTCTTTACCTGAATGACTCGCTCCTCGCACCGGCTGTGGCGCAGCTCTCCAATGCATTGGATGGAGATATTTTATGCAACCTCCACCGGCTGGATCTATCTGGTAACCGGTTGAAAACCATACCCATTTCAAGGTTAGATGCATTCAACCTCCACACTTTAGTTTTAACCAATAACTCAATCGAGAACATTGGTAAAGAGAACATCTCCAGTTTGTACCGTCAAAAGCAAGTGCGCGTATATTTATCACTAAACCCGTTCAGGTGTAACTGTGAGCTGGAGTCGTTCTACTTCTGGTTAAAGAACTCTTCTCAGTGCGTGGACGCTGCGCGCCTCCTGTGCGCCGAGCCTGATGCCAAGAAAGGGATTCCAATAGAGCGGTTACGCGGTGAGGACGTGGATTGTCTCAATGAGAACTTAGAGGCGGTGTCCTACGTGTTCCTAGGGATAGTCCTGGCGCTGATCGGCATAGTATTCCTCATGGTGCTCTATCTAAACCGGAGAGGAATCAAACGGTGGCTCAACAACATCCGCGATGCGTGCCGCGACCAGATGGAAGTGTATCATTACCGGTACGAGCAGGACTCCGATCCCCGGTTGGCTAACGTCGCTGTTTAA